One Pseudorhodoplanes sinuspersici DNA segment encodes these proteins:
- a CDS encoding helix-turn-helix transcriptional regulator: protein MPELLNTDEAATYLRLSERKLYELVASGAIPCSKVTGRWLFPKAALDRWVASGLPSSLKTLEISSPPIVGGSHDPLLEWALRESGCGLASLPEGSEAGLRRLARREVIAAAIHLHPLTGEHDRANIDAVTEAPGLHDAVLIGFSLREQGLVVAPGNPLGLRDIAQLAHSGLRVARRQDGAGAQLLLLSLLASVGIDPAALNLTRPDCVTGTDIADRIRRGQADCGIATRSVAQAAGMEFVPLIWERFDLVLRQRDYFLPGPSALFGFVRSDRFRQRASDLGGYDLSVCGEIRLVN from the coding sequence ATGCCGGAATTACTCAATACCGACGAGGCCGCCACGTATCTGCGGTTGAGCGAGCGCAAGCTCTATGAGCTGGTGGCCAGTGGCGCGATCCCCTGCAGCAAGGTTACTGGCCGCTGGCTGTTTCCGAAGGCCGCGCTCGACCGCTGGGTTGCGTCCGGCCTGCCTTCCTCGTTGAAAACACTGGAGATCTCGTCGCCGCCCATCGTCGGCGGCAGCCACGACCCGCTGCTGGAATGGGCCTTGCGCGAGAGCGGTTGCGGCCTCGCCAGCCTGCCGGAAGGCTCGGAGGCCGGCCTCCGCCGCCTCGCCCGCCGCGAGGTCATCGCCGCGGCGATCCACCTGCACCCGTTAACGGGCGAACATGACCGCGCCAATATCGATGCCGTTACCGAGGCTCCGGGGCTGCATGATGCGGTGCTGATCGGATTCTCCTTGCGCGAACAGGGGCTTGTGGTCGCTCCTGGCAACCCGCTCGGCCTTCGTGACATCGCCCAATTGGCCCATTCCGGCCTGCGGGTCGCGCGGCGGCAGGACGGGGCCGGCGCGCAATTGCTGCTGCTGTCACTGCTGGCCAGCGTCGGCATCGACCCTGCCGCGCTGAATCTCACCCGGCCGGATTGCGTCACCGGCACCGACATCGCCGACAGGATCCGGCGCGGGCAGGCCGATTGCGGCATCGCCACGCGCTCGGTCGCGCAGGCTGCGGGAATGGAGTTCGTGCCCCTGATCTGGGAGCGCTTCGACCTTGTTCTGCGCCAGCGCGACTATTTTTTGCCCGGACCGTCGGCGTTGTTCGGCTTTGTCCGGTCGGACCGTTTCCGGCAGCGCGCGTCAGACCTTGGGGGTTATGATCTCTCCGTCTGTGGCGAGATCCGGCTGGTCAATTGA
- a CDS encoding ABC transporter ATP-binding protein, which produces MAMRAPLSDLPVMLEEVSLLAREVTILDHVTLTFSAGAPTVLVGPNGSGKTSLMRVAMGLVRPTSGRVTFGGRSDVPPLRRAIVFQRPVMLRRSAIGNLHYALAAAGVPRTERSKRADELLALVGLSGLGERPARRMSGGEQQRLAIARALAKEPEILFLDEPTASLDPAATKATEDIIQNIAARGIKIVMATHNLGEARRLAGEIVLMHRGRIVEAADTMTFFNSPKTDAARRFVAGELLV; this is translated from the coding sequence ATGGCGATGCGCGCACCGCTTTCCGATCTTCCTGTCATGCTCGAAGAAGTCTCGTTGCTCGCGCGCGAGGTGACGATCCTCGACCACGTCACGCTGACCTTCTCCGCCGGTGCTCCGACCGTTCTGGTCGGCCCCAATGGTTCGGGCAAGACCAGCCTGATGCGCGTGGCGATGGGCCTCGTCCGGCCGACATCCGGTCGCGTCACCTTCGGCGGACGGAGCGATGTGCCGCCGCTGCGCCGCGCCATCGTGTTCCAGCGGCCGGTGATGCTGCGACGATCCGCGATCGGCAATCTCCACTACGCACTCGCCGCTGCGGGTGTCCCTCGCACTGAGCGCAGCAAGCGTGCGGATGAATTGCTGGCGCTGGTCGGATTGAGCGGACTTGGCGAGCGCCCGGCGCGGCGCATGTCCGGTGGCGAACAGCAGCGTCTTGCGATTGCGCGTGCGCTGGCCAAAGAACCGGAAATTCTTTTTCTCGACGAGCCGACGGCAAGTCTCGATCCTGCCGCGACCAAGGCCACCGAAGACATCATTCAAAACATCGCCGCACGCGGCATCAAGATCGTGATGGCGACACACAACCTTGGCGAAGCGCGCCGTCTCGCCGGCGAGATCGTGCTGATGCATCGCGGGCGCATTGTGGAGGCGGCCGACACGATGACCTTTTTCAATTCGCCAAAGACCGACGCCGCACGTCGTTTCGTCGCCGGCGAGTTGCTTGTTTGA
- a CDS encoding ABC transporter permease translates to MPTDASALDLILRADPALLAIVRLSLIVSLSAVACAAVIGIPFGALIALTKFPGRNAVIIVLNALMGLPPVVVGLVVYLLLSRSGAFGSLGLLFTPTAMIIAQTILVAPIIAALARQTIEDLYAEYRDELDAMNVGPLQRVVTLIRDGRYSLVTALLAGFGRAAAEVGAVIIVGGNIDGFTRVMTTAIALETSKGDLSLAIGLGVILLTLVMIVNALAWAMRRAGERYAG, encoded by the coding sequence ATGCCGACCGATGCTTCAGCCTTGGACTTGATCCTGCGGGCCGATCCGGCCCTGCTGGCGATCGTTCGGCTGTCGCTGATCGTCAGTCTGTCGGCGGTGGCCTGCGCTGCCGTGATCGGGATACCGTTCGGGGCCTTGATCGCATTGACGAAATTTCCTGGACGCAATGCCGTTATCATCGTCCTGAATGCGTTGATGGGCCTTCCCCCGGTGGTGGTCGGTCTCGTTGTCTATCTTCTTCTGTCGCGTTCCGGCGCGTTCGGCTCGCTGGGCCTCCTCTTCACGCCGACGGCAATGATCATTGCGCAGACCATTCTGGTTGCACCGATCATCGCCGCGCTGGCGCGGCAGACCATCGAGGATCTCTACGCCGAATACCGCGACGAACTCGACGCGATGAATGTCGGGCCGCTGCAACGGGTTGTGACGCTGATCCGCGACGGGCGCTATAGCCTGGTGACGGCTTTGCTGGCGGGCTTTGGAAGAGCCGCGGCGGAGGTTGGCGCGGTCATCATTGTCGGCGGCAATATCGATGGCTTCACCCGCGTGATGACGACCGCAATCGCGCTCGAAACGTCGAAAGGCGACCTTTCTCTCGCCATTGGTCTTGGCGTCATTCTGCTGACTTTGGTGATGATCGTGAATGCTCTGGCCTGGGCGATGCGCCGGGCCGGCGAACGCTACGCCGGGTGA
- a CDS encoding extracellular solute-binding protein — protein MLYRRQLVAFGAVALIALTSPVLAQDKSQDKSQDKSIVVSSTTSTTDSGLFNHILPLFKKKTGIDVKVVSQGTGQALDTGRRGDADVVFVHARGQEEKFVSEGAGVKRYPVMYNDFVLVGPKSDPAGIKGSKDIVAALKTIKSKQAPFISRGDKSGTHSAELNLWKQAGIDIAADKGPWYKEIGQGMGAALNTASASNAYVLTDRGTWLSFKNRGDLDIAVQGDNKLFNQYGVILVNPQKHSHVKKAEGQAFIDWLVSPEGQKAIADYKINGQQLFFPNATAQGV, from the coding sequence ATGCTTTATCGTCGTCAGCTTGTTGCATTCGGTGCCGTTGCGCTGATCGCTCTTACATCGCCCGTACTCGCGCAGGACAAATCTCAGGACAAATCCCAAGACAAATCCATCGTCGTGTCATCGACGACATCGACCACGGATTCCGGCTTGTTCAATCATATCCTGCCGCTGTTCAAGAAGAAGACCGGCATCGACGTGAAGGTGGTCTCGCAAGGCACCGGTCAGGCGCTCGATACCGGCCGCCGTGGCGATGCCGACGTCGTGTTCGTCCATGCCAGAGGACAGGAAGAGAAATTCGTATCCGAGGGCGCGGGCGTGAAGCGCTACCCGGTGATGTATAACGACTTCGTCCTGGTCGGGCCGAAGAGCGATCCGGCCGGCATCAAGGGATCTAAAGACATCGTCGCGGCGCTGAAGACGATCAAGAGCAAGCAGGCGCCGTTCATCTCGCGCGGCGACAAGTCCGGGACGCATTCGGCCGAACTCAATCTCTGGAAGCAGGCCGGCATCGATATCGCTGCCGATAAGGGCCCTTGGTACAAGGAGATCGGGCAGGGCATGGGCGCTGCGCTCAACACCGCCTCGGCGTCGAACGCCTATGTGCTGACCGATCGCGGGACCTGGCTGTCGTTCAAGAACAGAGGCGATCTCGATATCGCCGTTCAAGGCGACAACAAGCTGTTCAATCAATACGGCGTCATTCTCGTCAATCCGCAAAAGCATTCGCATGTGAAGAAAGCCGAAGGGCAAGCCTTCATCGACTGGCTGGTGTCGCCGGAAGGGCAGAAGGC